From Streptomyces sp. SAI-135:
GACGAGGGCCGCGTCCTGGTGGACGGTCAGGAGGTGCACATCCGCGGGGCGCAGGACGCCGAGCGGCTGGGCATCGCCACCATCTACCAGGAGTTCAACCTCGTCCCCGACCTCACGGTCGCCGAGAACATCTTCCTCGGCCGCCAGCCGCGCCGCCTCGGGATGATCGACCGGAAGCGGATGGAGGCCGACGCCGAGGTGCTGCTCCAGCGCGTCGGGGTCACCGTGTCGCCCCGCGCGCGGGTGCGTGAACTCGGCATCGCCCGGCTCCAGATGGTCGAGATCGCCAAGGCGCTCAGCCTGGACGCGCGCGTGCTGATCATGGACGAGCCGACCGCCGTGCTCACCTCCGAGGAGGTCGACAAGCTCTTCGCGATCGTGCGCAGGCTGCGCGAGGACGGCGTCGGGATCGTCTTCATCACCCACCACCTGGAGGAGATCGCCGCCCTGGGCGACCGGGTCACGGTGATCCGGGACGGCAGGTCGGTCGGGCAGGTGCCCGCCTCCACGCCCGAGGACGAGCTCGTACGCCTGATGGTGGGGCGGTCGATCGAGCAGCAGTACCCGCGGGAGCGCGGCGACACCGGCCCGGCCCTGCTGAAGGTCGAGGGCCTCACGCGCGACGGCGTCTTCCACGACATCGGCTTCGAGGTGCACGCCGGTGAGGTGGTCGGCATCGCGGGGCTGGTCGGCGCGGGCCGTACCGAGGTCGTACGGGCCGTGTTCGGCGCGGACCCGTACGACAAGGGGGCCGTGCATGTCGCCGGGGCCGCCCTGAAGGGCCATGACGTGGGGGCCGCCATGGCGGCCGGGATCGGGCTGATCCCCGAGGACCGCAAGGGCCAGGGCCTGGTGCTCGACCAGTCGGTCGAGGAGAACCTCGGGCTGGTGACCATGCGCTCGGCGACCCGTGGCGGGCTCGTCGACCTCAAGGGACAGCGGGAGGCCGCCGCCCGGATCGCCGAGCAGCTCGGGGTGCGGATGGCGGGCCTGCACCAGCAGGTGCGGACCCTCTCCGGCGGCAACCAGCAGAAGGTCGTCATCG
This genomic window contains:
- a CDS encoding sugar ABC transporter ATP-binding protein codes for the protein MSNEDELLRIEGIRKSFPGVVALDGVDFDLRRGEVHVLLGENGAGKSTLIKMLSGAYHPDEGRVLVDGQEVHIRGAQDAERLGIATIYQEFNLVPDLTVAENIFLGRQPRRLGMIDRKRMEADAEVLLQRVGVTVSPRARVRELGIARLQMVEIAKALSLDARVLIMDEPTAVLTSEEVDKLFAIVRRLREDGVGIVFITHHLEEIAALGDRVTVIRDGRSVGQVPASTPEDELVRLMVGRSIEQQYPRERGDTGPALLKVEGLTRDGVFHDIGFEVHAGEVVGIAGLVGAGRTEVVRAVFGADPYDKGAVHVAGAALKGHDVGAAMAAGIGLIPEDRKGQGLVLDQSVEENLGLVTMRSATRGGLVDLKGQREAAARIAEQLGVRMAGLHQQVRTLSGGNQQKVVIGKWLLADTKVLILDEPTRGIDVGAKVEIYQLINELTAAGAAVLMISSDLPEVLGMSDRVLVMAQGRIAGELDADEATQDSVMALAVSTNTVKTDKEAPRGH